A genomic region of Metopolophium dirhodum isolate CAU chromosome 1, ASM1992520v1, whole genome shotgun sequence contains the following coding sequences:
- the LOC132951503 gene encoding jerky protein homolog-like: MNAKRKRVVLSLEKKVLIINRAVDHGESVQKLANEFGVGQQTVRDLIKQKNEIFKFISCAEVSAKKRKTMKKSSLSDMESALFEWFKQKRIEGIPISGPMVCEKAKWFHEHLKIEETFNASQGWLFRFKTRHGIRQLDIQGESLSGDLTAATLFNDEFNSFLSKLNLSPDQVYNADESGLFWKMLPSKTLAAQSEKSAPGHKSSKERLTIMTCSNATGSHKIKLTVIGKAKKPRSFKGTEMKYLPCDYYHHPKAWMNQVIFSEWFFNVFVPSVQKFQNEKGIPKRAVLLLDNAPSHPSESTLKTPDGQIFVYYLPPNVTSIIQPMDQGVISCLKRRYKKIFLRYLLQEDCFDSMKELLKTWTIKDAIFAVCNAWENVPATTLRLSWAKILDQDYDDEESIEDTVDKDIKACLDLATSIPDFTNVDEDDIVDWLQKDLNEEGFERLSDSDIAVRYGSVSTPSTSQQPDSSSESDNEEHFEKIQTSQAMEAVDVLLNFCEQENFDFHDIIGLRKIRSEVRKIISNQKKTKTDHFIF, translated from the coding sequence ATGAATGCTAAACGAAAACGTGTCGTTCTTTCTCTAGAGAAAAAAGTGTTGATTATTAACCGGGCTGTAGATCATGGTGAAAGTGTTCAAAAACTTGCAAATGAATTCGGCGTGGGTCAACAGACAGTTCGTGActtaatcaaacaaaaaaatgaaattttcaagttcATATCTTGTGCAGAAGTATCAGCTAAGAAGAGAAAAACTATGAAAAAGTCATCATTATCTGACATGGAATCTGCTCTTTTTGAATGGTTTAAGCAGAAGCGTATTGAAGGTATACCGATTTCAGGGCCAATGGTTTGTGAAAAAGCAAAATGGTTTCatgaacatttgaaaattgaGGAAACATTTAACGCTTCACAAGGCTGGTTATTTAGGTTCAAAACTCGCCATGGCATAAGACAGCTGGACATTCAAGGCGAAAGCCTGAGTGGAGATTTGACTGCTGCAACACTATTCAATGACGAATTCAATTCATTCCTTTCAAAATTGAACTTGTCCCCTGACCAAGTGTACAACGCAGATGAATCAGGTCTATTCTGGAAAATGCTACCTTCGAAAACACTTGCTGCGCAATCTGAAAAATCAGCTCCTGGACATAAATCTAGTAAAGAACGACTTACTATTATGACTTGTTCAAATGCGACCGGTTCACATAAGATCAAATTAACTGTTATTGGGAAAGCTAAGAAACCAAGATCTTTTAAAGGGAcagaaatgaaatatttaccaTGTGACTATTACCACCACCCAAAAGCTTGGATGAACCAGGTTATTTTTAGTGAATGGTTTTTTAACGTTTTTGTACCATCTGTACAAAAATTTCAGAATGAAAAAGGAATACCAAAAAGAGCTGTTCTTCTACTTGATAATGCTCCTTCACACCCCTCAGAATCTACCCTGAAAACCCCGGATGGTCAAATTTTTGTCTACTATCTACCACCTAACGTAACTTCCATAATACAACCAATGGATCAAGGCGTGATTTCCTGTTTGAAACGAAGGTACAAAAAGATTTTTCTCCGTTATCTTTTGCAAGAAGATTGTTTTGATTCGATGAAAGAACTTTTGAAAACGTGGACCATAAAAGATGCCATTTTTGCAGTATGTAATGCTTGGGAAAATGTACCTGCAACTACGTTAAGACTTTCTTGGGCGAAAATTTTGGATCAAGACTATGATGACGAAGAAAGTATCGAAGATACGGTCGATAAGGATATAAAAGCTTGTCTTGATCTAGCTACATCTATTCCAGATTTCACTAATGTTGATGAAGACGATATTGTTGATTGGCTACAAAAAGATCTTAACGAAGAGGGATTTGAGCGTTTGAGTGACAGTGACATAGCAGTTCGTTATGGCAGCGTAAGTACACCATCTACCTCACAACAGCCTGATTCTTCTTCTGAGAGTGATAATGaagaacattttgaaaaaatacagaCAAGCCAAGCAATGGAAGCAGTTGATGTCCTCTTGAACTTCTGCGAACAGGAAAATTTTGACTTCCATGACATTATTGGCTTAAGAAAAATTAGAAGTGAAGTaaggaaaattatttcaaaccaaaaaaaaacaaagactgATCACTTCATATTTTAA
- the LOC132951520 gene encoding zinc finger BED domain-containing protein 4-like, translating to MAERINAFEWLMRSSQSDDIQGSNDNNFQIGDPDPETTEFINEQHEESLMTTEEIEEDHTTNQRLIYSLNFFNKINNNQSMCNTCKKVLKKPSSTTTTLVRHLRIQTKKYSEYQTYSFNSKSYLSQNSARAKLITQNINEMIALDYQPYSIVKDRGFKNLTYTLESKYKLPTRQYLASTAIPQLYSKKLSLLKEEINTELNSMQSISFTFDIWTSGAQQPYISLTTHYLTKQFELRNKTLGCSYFLGEHDGKSIFLKIKSMVSEWNIDILSLNIPIYMVTDNARNISCALNKYNSNDNLHHYFCAAHTLQLAIQDALKENNIESLLKKFRPIVTHYNHSNKSWERLQQIQVRLNLPNHKLIQMVETRWNSVFLMLERIIEQKEAIVLDL from the exons ATGGCTGAGAGGATTAATGCATTTGAATGGTTAATGAGATCCAGTCAATCTGATGATATTCAAggtagtaatgataataattttcaaattggtgATCCAGATCCAGAGACAACTGAATTTATAAATGAACAACATGAAGAAAGTCTGATGACAACAGAAGAAATAGAGGAAGACCATACAACGAATCAAAGGctgatttatagtttaaatttttttaacaaaataaacaataaccaATCTATGTGTAATACttgtaaaaaagtattaaaaaaaccttCATCAACAACAACCACTCTAGTAAGGCATCTTAGAATCCAGactaaaaaatattctgaatatCAAACAt ATTCATTcaactcaaaatcatatttatcaCAAAACAGTGCAAGAGCTAAATTAATTAcccaaaatataaatgaaatgaTTGCGTTAGATTACCAACCATACTCAATCGTTAAAGACCGTGGATTTAAGAACTTAACGTACACATTAGAGAGCAAGTATAAACTACCCACAAGACAATATTTAGCTTCTACTGCAATTCCTCAGctgtattcaaaaaaattatctctaCTTAAAGAAGAAATTAACACTGAATTGAATAGTATGCAATCCATATCATTTACTTTTGATATATGGACAAGTGGGGCTCAACAACCATATATATCACTAACAACAcattatttaacaaaacaatttGAGCTTCGTAACAAAACACTAGGATGTTCATACTTTCTAGGAGAACATGATGGAAaaagtatttttcttaaaattaaatctatgGTTAGTGAATGGaacattgatattttaagtttaaatattccTATTTATATGGTCACAGACAATGCAAGAAATATAAGTTgtgcattaaataaatataattccaaTGATAACTTACATCACTATTTTTGTGCAGCCCACACATTACAATTGGCCATCCAAGATgctttaaaagaaaataatatagaaagtttattaaaaaagtttcgTCCAATTGTAACTCATTATAACCACAGTAACAAATCTTGGGAACGTTTACAACAAATTCAAGTTCGATTAAATCTTCCAAACCATAAGCTCATACAAATGGTCGAAACTCGTTGGAACAGTGTGTTTTTAATGTTGGAGCGCATAATAGAACAAAAAGAAGCAATTGTTTTGGATTTGTAA